One part of the Microbulbifer sp. THAF38 genome encodes these proteins:
- a CDS encoding aminotransferase class IV, translated as MSKLPQLFLRGHPVQSLPEDELYKDGILETMRCHNGKIPLWPLHRERLARALGLGESLLADIDQCVPLLAAQRGHKMAIARLRVGLIDGQWCWDLSFLPLQPTEEAELGVHLFPCKTHLPVSQRWNSGCKFLSRSRYNRAKSELPEGDYLDGLMLDTEGRVIESLRCNLLARFGDGWITPNLERCGVRGVMRDWLSSRIQWQERDMDIRDLCGAEEIALCNSVRGVLPVVEIVGHKRWKIGSGVRGLQQLIMETLW; from the coding sequence ATGTCCAAATTACCGCAGCTTTTCCTTCGAGGCCATCCTGTGCAGAGCCTGCCAGAAGATGAGCTCTATAAAGACGGAATCCTCGAAACTATGCGTTGTCACAACGGGAAGATTCCTCTGTGGCCATTGCATAGAGAGCGCCTTGCACGAGCCTTGGGTTTGGGCGAGTCGCTACTTGCTGATATTGATCAATGCGTCCCTCTGCTGGCAGCACAGCGGGGTCACAAAATGGCGATCGCTCGGTTACGGGTGGGCCTTATTGATGGCCAGTGGTGCTGGGACCTTTCCTTTTTGCCACTGCAGCCGACAGAGGAGGCAGAACTTGGGGTTCACCTTTTCCCCTGTAAGACTCATCTGCCGGTTTCACAAAGATGGAACTCTGGCTGCAAATTTTTGAGTCGCAGTCGATATAATAGGGCGAAGTCTGAGCTCCCTGAGGGCGACTACCTCGATGGCCTGATGCTCGACACTGAAGGCAGGGTTATCGAGAGCTTGCGCTGTAATTTACTGGCGCGCTTCGGCGATGGCTGGATAACACCTAACCTAGAGCGGTGTGGTGTCCGGGGTGTCATGCGAGACTGGCTGTCAAGCAGGATTCAATGGCAGGAGCGAGATATGGATATTCGGGACCTGTGCGGTGCTGAGGAAATAGCTTTGTGTAACAGCGTGCGCGGGGTATTACCTGTTGTCGAGATTGTCGGTCATAAGCGTTGGAAAATAGGGTCTGGCGTACGTGGGTTACAGCAATTGATTATGGAAACATTGTGGTAA
- the mltG gene encoding endolytic transglycosylase MltG yields MVKKKKQTSSPVKFWKVLFGGFLLSGLLVLASLWMLQVALATPLPVGEKGLQFQVNKGSSLSGTLRKLKGDGVINWPRLVLAYAYWEGKTDIHSGEYLIPHGSTAMDLIARLNRGDVTVYRLTLVEGWTFQQALHKIRSGQRVVRSKAGSSVSAAARALGLEEGAEEGWIFPDTYVYRSGTTDIELLREAYERMQRVLDEEWQAKGEGLPYASPYEALIMASLIEKETGQPSERSEIAGVFVRRLNKGMRLQTDPTVIYGLGEDYDGNLTRAHLRAPTPYNTYVINGLPPTPIALPGRAAIRAALNPKPGKSLYFVGKGDGSHHFSATLTEHNRAVREYQLKRRADYRSSPVKGN; encoded by the coding sequence GTGGTAAAAAAGAAGAAGCAGACAAGCTCCCCGGTTAAATTCTGGAAGGTCCTGTTTGGAGGTTTCCTTCTCTCAGGCCTATTGGTACTGGCATCTCTTTGGATGTTACAGGTGGCTCTCGCTACACCGCTACCGGTGGGAGAAAAGGGCCTTCAGTTTCAGGTGAATAAAGGCAGCAGTCTATCTGGCACTTTGCGTAAGCTGAAAGGTGATGGGGTAATCAACTGGCCGAGATTGGTGCTTGCCTATGCTTACTGGGAGGGCAAAACAGATATCCACTCCGGTGAGTATTTGATCCCCCATGGAAGTACAGCAATGGATTTGATCGCCCGGCTAAACCGAGGGGATGTCACTGTTTACCGGCTGACTCTGGTTGAGGGTTGGACCTTCCAGCAGGCCCTGCACAAGATTCGCTCGGGGCAAAGGGTTGTTAGATCCAAGGCAGGTAGCAGTGTCAGTGCAGCTGCCCGGGCCCTCGGCTTGGAAGAGGGTGCAGAGGAAGGCTGGATTTTCCCAGATACCTATGTATACCGCTCTGGAACTACGGATATTGAGCTTTTGCGCGAGGCTTACGAACGTATGCAGCGTGTATTGGATGAGGAGTGGCAGGCAAAAGGAGAGGGGCTTCCTTATGCGTCCCCCTATGAAGCCTTGATCATGGCCTCGCTGATTGAAAAGGAAACCGGTCAGCCTTCGGAGCGCAGTGAAATCGCAGGGGTGTTTGTACGTCGCTTGAATAAAGGCATGCGCCTGCAGACAGATCCCACTGTCATTTATGGGTTGGGAGAAGATTACGATGGTAATCTCACTCGAGCACACCTTCGGGCGCCAACCCCGTATAATACCTATGTAATCAATGGGCTGCCCCCCACACCAATTGCACTGCCAGGGCGTGCGGCTATCCGTGCTGCACTCAACCCAAAACCTGGTAAAAGCCTTTATTTTGTAGGCAAGGGGGATGGCTCCCATCATTTCTCAGCCACTCTGACAGAGCACAACCGTGCGGTGCGGGAGTATCAGCTGAAGAGGCGAGCGGATTATCGCTCCAGCCCGGTTAAAGGAAATTAG
- the tmk gene encoding dTMP kinase, whose translation MSRGKFITLEGGEGVGKSTNLQFITQWLADRNIPFIQTREPGGTPLAEQLRELLLAKREEAVDPTAELLMVFAARAQHLAKVIVPALERGDWVVCDRFTDATYAYQGGGRALDRALIERLEQDVQGDLRPDKVLLLDLDPQIGLERAASTGAADRFESEQLAFFHRVRAAYRERAQAAPSRYAIVDASQPLAQVQQQLGQELQRLL comes from the coding sequence GTGTCGCGCGGAAAATTCATAACCCTGGAAGGTGGTGAGGGGGTTGGTAAGTCCACTAACCTGCAATTTATCACCCAGTGGTTAGCTGATCGTAATATTCCATTCATTCAAACCCGTGAGCCAGGTGGTACGCCGCTGGCTGAACAGCTGCGGGAATTGCTCCTGGCGAAGCGTGAAGAGGCGGTTGACCCCACGGCGGAACTGCTTATGGTCTTTGCTGCTCGAGCGCAGCATTTGGCTAAAGTGATTGTCCCGGCTCTGGAGCGTGGTGATTGGGTAGTTTGTGACCGTTTCACCGATGCCACTTATGCCTATCAGGGTGGTGGCCGAGCGCTCGATAGAGCCTTAATAGAGCGGCTCGAACAAGATGTGCAGGGTGATTTACGGCCCGATAAAGTGCTTCTTTTAGACCTGGATCCGCAAATAGGTTTGGAGCGTGCAGCCAGTACTGGAGCTGCCGATCGATTTGAAAGTGAGCAGCTGGCTTTCTTTCACCGAGTGCGTGCGGCTTATCGTGAACGTGCACAGGCGGCCCCCTCACGTTACGCTATTGTTGATGCCAGCCAGCCTCTAGCGCAGGTTCAGCAGCAGCTGGGGCAGGAGTTACAGCGTCTTCTTTAA
- a CDS encoding DNA polymerase III subunit delta', with the protein MAVSEAPEHIPIPSLLPWQTEQWQRLGTQWRAGRCPHALLISGQQGLGKRAFAEAFSALVLCEQPREGQACGSCKDCHLWQAGSHPDFLRVEPEKEGGPLKVEQIRQLGDFVSRTSGRGGARLVWLAPAEAMNINAANALLKNLEEPAASVIFLLVSDSPAGLLPTIRSRCQSVVFPPPSEEMALQWLRASDLEEDSATRALALAGGAPLLAAQLADPKCEEIRERFLQELVALAQGSARAVTAAGRWETPPEPTDLGQLIQFWQQWVAQMARVRSCDATGDTQVMALLQRFPGAGRASLRTLFGFYDHLLQARMGLASGANPNRRLLLEELMIRWARLFG; encoded by the coding sequence ATGGCAGTGTCTGAAGCACCTGAACATATCCCTATTCCCTCTCTATTACCCTGGCAAACGGAACAGTGGCAACGGCTCGGTACCCAGTGGCGCGCAGGTCGATGTCCTCATGCCTTGCTGATCAGTGGTCAGCAAGGTCTTGGCAAGCGCGCTTTTGCCGAGGCTTTTTCAGCGCTGGTATTGTGTGAACAACCCAGAGAAGGGCAGGCCTGTGGAAGCTGCAAAGACTGCCACCTTTGGCAGGCGGGATCTCACCCGGATTTTCTTCGGGTGGAGCCAGAGAAAGAGGGAGGGCCGCTCAAGGTTGAGCAGATTCGCCAGCTCGGCGACTTTGTGTCGCGAACCAGTGGGCGCGGGGGCGCGCGCTTGGTGTGGCTGGCACCGGCAGAGGCGATGAACATCAATGCGGCTAACGCCCTGCTGAAAAATCTGGAGGAACCGGCGGCATCAGTGATTTTCCTGCTGGTTAGTGACTCTCCGGCAGGCTTGCTGCCAACGATTCGCAGCCGTTGCCAATCTGTTGTATTTCCACCTCCTTCAGAAGAAATGGCACTGCAGTGGCTGCGCGCTAGTGACTTGGAGGAAGACTCGGCAACCAGAGCCCTGGCACTCGCTGGTGGGGCCCCATTGCTGGCTGCGCAATTGGCAGATCCAAAGTGTGAGGAAATTCGAGAGCGGTTTTTGCAAGAGCTTGTTGCTCTGGCCCAAGGGAGTGCTAGGGCCGTGACAGCCGCCGGTCGCTGGGAGACCCCTCCCGAACCCACAGACCTAGGCCAGCTTATTCAATTTTGGCAGCAGTGGGTTGCTCAAATGGCTCGGGTGCGCAGCTGTGATGCCACTGGTGATACTCAGGTTATGGCACTTTTGCAAAGGTTCCCCGGTGCAGGGCGGGCTAGCTTGCGCACACTGTTTGGCTTTTATGATCATCTTCTTCAGGCGCGTATGGGCCTCGCAAGCGGAGCAAATCCCAACCGTCGCCTGTTGCTGGAAGAGTTGATGATTCGCTGGGCCAGGTTATTCGGCTGA
- a CDS encoding PilZ domain-containing protein: protein MKAMGGGARNGILSLKIQDKSVLYAAYMPFVKNGGLFISTDKSYSLGDEVFLLLSLMDEPEKIPVAGKVIWITPSGAQGNRTPGIGVQFGDKDNIAQNKIETYLAGTLESSRPTHTL from the coding sequence ATGAAAGCCATGGGAGGCGGTGCCCGAAACGGCATCCTATCGCTGAAGATTCAGGATAAATCAGTTCTCTACGCGGCTTATATGCCCTTTGTAAAGAATGGTGGCCTGTTTATCAGTACGGATAAATCCTACAGCCTCGGTGATGAAGTATTCCTGCTGTTAAGCCTGATGGATGAACCCGAAAAAATTCCGGTGGCCGGCAAGGTGATCTGGATAACCCCCAGTGGAGCCCAGGGAAACCGTACGCCGGGTATTGGCGTTCAGTTTGGGGACAAGGACAATATTGCGCAAAACAAAATAGAAACTTACCTGGCTGGCACTCTTGAATCCAGCCGACCCACTCACACGTTGTAA
- a CDS encoding TatD family hydrolase has product MLVDSHCHLDRLKLDKFDGDLDTVLEFARSRGVGKFLCVGISLDNADAVVEIASKYEDVVCSVGIHPLDVESGLAGVDQLIEMAGRPKVVALGETGLDYYYSTETKETQQQSFIAHLQAAGQVGLPVIVHTRDAREDTIQLIRQHGNLQTAGVLHCFTESWEMAKAALDLNYYISLSGIVTFKNAGDLRDVARKLPLDRLLVETDSPYLAPIPYRGKPNIPAYVREVAEFIAELRGISYEQLAEITTENFLRLFPRAA; this is encoded by the coding sequence ATGCTCGTAGATTCTCATTGTCACCTGGATAGACTGAAGCTCGATAAGTTTGATGGCGATCTGGATACTGTTCTGGAGTTCGCTCGCAGTCGGGGGGTCGGGAAATTCTTGTGTGTTGGTATCAGTCTCGATAATGCCGATGCTGTCGTAGAGATTGCTTCAAAGTATGAAGATGTGGTTTGCTCAGTGGGGATACATCCGCTGGATGTCGAATCCGGTCTCGCTGGTGTGGACCAATTGATCGAAATGGCGGGGCGCCCCAAGGTGGTAGCACTGGGGGAGACTGGTCTCGATTATTACTACAGTACCGAGACAAAAGAGACCCAACAGCAAAGTTTTATCGCCCATCTACAGGCGGCGGGCCAAGTGGGGCTGCCGGTAATAGTGCATACCCGCGATGCCCGTGAAGATACGATTCAGTTAATTCGACAGCACGGAAACCTGCAAACAGCGGGTGTATTGCATTGCTTCACCGAGAGCTGGGAGATGGCTAAGGCCGCACTGGACCTAAACTATTACATTTCCCTCTCCGGTATTGTTACATTTAAAAATGCCGGGGACCTGCGCGATGTTGCGCGTAAACTGCCCCTCGATCGCCTACTGGTGGAAACAGATTCTCCCTACCTTGCACCGATTCCCTATCGTGGCAAGCCTAATATCCCGGCTTATGTCCGGGAAGTAGCCGAATTCATTGCTGAGTTGCGCGGAATTTCTTACGAGCAGCTGGCTGAAATCACTACAGAAAATTTTCTCCGATTATTTCCTCGGGCTGCCTAA
- a CDS encoding dUTP diphosphatase, with translation MKQQLQVMLTLQDEINTVVNENWRAQNFAWYRAIWVESAELLDHYGWKWWKKQQPDIDQVKLELVDIWHFGLSLELQQGAPIQVAEKMLQELEAGQRAPGDFRENLEAFTLNTLASKQFDLPGFAQLLADTEMPFTELYQRYVGKNVLNRFRQDNGYKEGTYVKTWGGREDNEHLAEIASELDASADDYSDQVYRTLQQRYREIALA, from the coding sequence ATGAAGCAGCAATTGCAGGTCATGCTGACCCTGCAGGACGAAATTAATACCGTTGTTAATGAAAACTGGCGTGCGCAAAACTTTGCCTGGTATCGGGCTATTTGGGTAGAGAGTGCCGAACTTTTGGATCACTACGGTTGGAAGTGGTGGAAAAAACAACAGCCTGATATAGATCAGGTGAAACTCGAGCTGGTAGATATTTGGCATTTTGGCCTGAGCCTTGAATTGCAACAGGGTGCCCCGATTCAGGTTGCTGAAAAGATGCTGCAGGAATTAGAGGCAGGTCAGCGAGCCCCTGGTGATTTTCGTGAAAACCTGGAGGCCTTCACTTTAAATACTTTGGCAAGCAAACAATTCGATCTGCCAGGGTTTGCTCAGCTTCTCGCCGATACAGAGATGCCTTTTACCGAGCTGTATCAACGTTATGTAGGCAAGAACGTGCTCAATCGTTTCCGCCAGGATAACGGTTATAAAGAGGGGACTTATGTGAAGACCTGGGGTGGGCGCGAAGATAACGAGCACTTGGCTGAGATTGCCAGTGAGCTCGACGCCTCCGCTGATGATTACAGCGATCAGGTTTATCGCACCTTGCAGCAACGTTACCGGGAAATCGCTTTGGCGTGA
- a CDS encoding malate dehydrogenase, whose translation MKAPVRVAVTGAAGQISYSLLFRIASGEMLGKDQPVILQLLEITPALEALKGVAMELEDCAFPLLAGIVQSDDATVAFKDADYALLVGARPRGPGMERKDLLEANAAIFSAQGKALNDVASRNVKVLVVGNPANTNALIAQRNAPDLDPRNFTAMTRLDHNRALSQLANKTESSVNDITHMTIWGNHSSTQYPDLHQVKVSGDAAMDKVEQDWYENDFIPTVQQRGAAIIKARGASSAASAANAAIDHMHDWALGTAEGDWTSMAVYSDGSYGIQEGLIYSFPCTCKGGDWEIVQGVDINDFSREKMSATEKELAEERDAVAHLLP comes from the coding sequence GTGAAAGCACCTGTTCGTGTTGCTGTTACCGGCGCTGCCGGTCAGATCAGCTATTCGCTGCTGTTCCGCATCGCCTCCGGCGAGATGCTGGGTAAAGATCAACCAGTTATTCTGCAGCTGCTGGAAATCACTCCAGCATTGGAAGCGCTGAAAGGCGTGGCCATGGAGCTCGAAGACTGCGCTTTCCCGCTGCTGGCGGGTATCGTTCAGAGCGACGACGCTACTGTTGCGTTTAAAGACGCTGATTATGCTCTGCTCGTGGGCGCTCGTCCCCGTGGACCGGGTATGGAGCGTAAAGACCTGCTTGAAGCAAACGCCGCTATTTTCTCTGCACAGGGTAAGGCGCTGAATGACGTTGCCTCCCGCAATGTGAAAGTATTGGTTGTTGGCAACCCTGCGAATACCAATGCCCTGATCGCTCAGCGCAATGCGCCTGACCTGGATCCGCGTAATTTCACTGCTATGACTCGCCTGGACCACAATCGCGCACTGTCGCAACTGGCCAACAAAACTGAGTCTAGTGTTAACGACATTACCCACATGACCATTTGGGGTAACCACTCCTCCACTCAATACCCAGACCTGCATCAGGTTAAAGTATCGGGTGACGCTGCCATGGATAAAGTGGAGCAGGACTGGTACGAGAACGACTTTATCCCGACTGTTCAGCAGCGCGGTGCCGCCATTATCAAGGCTCGTGGCGCCTCCTCTGCAGCTTCTGCAGCTAATGCCGCTATCGATCATATGCACGACTGGGCTCTGGGCACCGCAGAAGGTGACTGGACCAGCATGGCTGTTTACAGCGATGGTTCCTACGGTATTCAGGAAGGCCTGATTTACTCTTTCCCTTGCACCTGCAAAGGCGGGGATTGGGAAATTGTACAGGGCGTGGATATCAACGACTTCTCTCGCGAGAAAATGTCTGCGACCGAGAAGGAGTTGGCGGAAGAGCGTGATGCGGTCGCCCACCTGCTGCCGTAA
- a CDS encoding DUF2244 domain-containing protein codes for MVTEVGRQAPRCACILLQPNQSLSATGNLWVFFSLVGVSLGISLAFAFAGAWMILPFAGLEILLLAVLFTYVYLEGTRREVIRISDERVVFDCCKGFRQQSVYHREFSRSNLALLVRMGNSAAEPAAVTFSGPEGCLEVGEFLTDAEKADLVQKLKRIGIFARREKEFRLHQF; via the coding sequence ATGGTCACAGAAGTCGGCCGCCAAGCCCCGCGATGCGCCTGCATTCTTCTTCAGCCTAACCAGTCTCTATCGGCAACCGGAAACCTTTGGGTGTTCTTCTCTCTGGTTGGCGTTTCCCTCGGTATTAGCCTGGCTTTTGCCTTTGCCGGGGCTTGGATGATCCTGCCCTTTGCTGGCCTGGAAATCTTATTACTTGCGGTATTATTTACCTATGTCTATTTGGAAGGGACTCGTCGTGAGGTAATCCGTATCAGCGATGAACGGGTCGTCTTCGACTGTTGCAAGGGGTTTCGCCAGCAATCTGTCTACCACCGGGAGTTTTCTCGGAGCAATTTGGCCTTATTGGTGCGAATGGGGAATAGCGCGGCTGAACCGGCCGCGGTAACCTTTAGTGGCCCTGAGGGCTGCCTCGAAGTAGGTGAATTTTTGACCGATGCCGAGAAGGCGGATCTGGTACAAAAACTCAAGCGGATTGGTATCTTTGCACGCAGGGAGAAGGAGTTTCGCTTGCATCAGTTTTGA
- the bcp gene encoding thioredoxin-dependent thiol peroxidase has product MAFPKIGNLAPAFTLTNQNGEKVSLKDFRDKNNVVLYFYPKALTPGCTTQACGIRDGADAFEKLDTVVLGVSPDPEAKLQRFIDKHELNFDLLSDEDHKIADKYGCWGLKKFMGKEYMGLIRTTFIIDKSGRLRHIIDKVKTKTHSEDVLNWVGENLG; this is encoded by the coding sequence ATGGCCTTTCCCAAAATTGGCAACCTGGCACCGGCTTTCACTCTGACAAATCAGAACGGAGAGAAGGTTTCACTCAAGGATTTCCGTGATAAAAACAATGTTGTGCTTTATTTCTACCCAAAGGCGCTGACACCAGGCTGCACTACACAGGCTTGTGGCATCCGGGATGGCGCAGATGCGTTTGAAAAACTTGATACTGTTGTCCTAGGTGTCAGCCCGGATCCGGAAGCCAAATTACAGCGCTTTATCGATAAACATGAACTGAACTTTGACCTCCTTTCCGATGAAGATCACAAGATCGCAGACAAATACGGTTGCTGGGGGTTGAAGAAGTTTATGGGCAAAGAGTATATGGGCCTGATCCGGACAACTTTTATCATCGATAAAAGTGGGCGTTTGCGCCATATTATCGACAAGGTGAAAACCAAGACCCACAGTGAGGATGTGCTTAACTGGGTGGGTGAAAATCTGGGTTAA
- a CDS encoding helix-turn-helix domain-containing protein, protein MNHTQPDQTSLSEDKSLQQARISGDPNILDQLLAPPEATSFGIAARVIDVLEQRIGKASLAIRPVASDLSMSTRTLQRRLQEHNLSFASLRDHVRFRHAVHFLKDTALSVDGISRILDFSDRTSFTSAFKRWTGMSPTGYRRQVRQRF, encoded by the coding sequence ATGAACCATACTCAGCCCGACCAGACTTCGCTCTCAGAAGACAAATCCCTTCAGCAGGCCAGAATATCCGGTGACCCGAATATCCTTGACCAGCTGTTGGCACCACCGGAAGCTACCAGCTTTGGCATTGCTGCCAGAGTTATCGATGTGTTGGAGCAGCGCATCGGTAAGGCTTCTCTCGCTATTCGCCCAGTTGCCTCTGACTTAAGCATGTCCACCCGGACTTTGCAGCGTCGTTTGCAGGAGCATAATCTGAGCTTCGCCTCACTGCGTGACCATGTGCGTTTCCGTCACGCGGTGCACTTCCTCAAAGATACCGCCTTGAGTGTCGATGGAATTTCCCGGATCCTGGATTTTTCTGACAGGACCAGTTTCACCAGTGCGTTTAAGCGTTGGACAGGTATGTCACCAACAGGTTATCGCCGTCAGGTGCGTCAGCGCTTTTAA
- the yajC gene encoding preprotein translocase subunit YajC: protein MSFFIPSAMAQQAAPAPQGNPMITLLMFAGLFAFMWFFIIRPQRKRQKEHQELVGALKKGDEVVMSSGMLGRVDKVDEDYIVLEVADNMSLKFQKVAVHAVLPKGTIKKI, encoded by the coding sequence ATGAGCTTTTTTATCCCCTCTGCCATGGCACAGCAAGCGGCACCGGCACCACAGGGTAACCCGATGATAACCCTGTTGATGTTTGCGGGTCTGTTCGCATTCATGTGGTTTTTTATCATCCGCCCTCAGCGCAAGCGTCAGAAGGAGCACCAGGAACTGGTTGGCGCTCTGAAAAAGGGTGATGAAGTGGTCATGAGCAGCGGTATGCTGGGTCGTGTAGACAAGGTAGACGAAGACTACATCGTGCTGGAAGTTGCAGACAATATGTCCCTGAAGTTCCAGAAAGTAGCTGTTCATGCGGTGTTGCCGAAAGGCACAATTAAAAAGATCTGA
- a CDS encoding 1-aminocyclopropane-1-carboxylate deaminase/D-cysteine desulfhydrase, producing the protein MFEKIPVELPRRLNLAHLPTPLQPLDRISELYSYPYGGPKIWVKRDDLTESGMSGNKLRKLEFVVAEALEQGSDTLITCGGIQSNHCRTTALVGARLGLNVHLLLRGEPVAEADGNLLLDQLAGAEVTFYSPAEFARDIKGLFNSCKDEYRKRGLKAFCIPTGASDGLGLWGYLSASQELISDCLTRGFEPDHIVCATGSGGTQAGLTLGCHLQGFNVQVTGYAVCDDVAYFQAKVKEDIRHWSRLTGNPIDTQSLQVHVNADYIGPGYAKAGPPIYKMIEEVARLEGILLEPIYTGKAFYGLIQELQKGRYKGCDNLVFVHTGGQFALFPYRHNFSFHRV; encoded by the coding sequence TTGTTTGAAAAGATACCCGTTGAGCTACCCAGACGTCTGAATCTGGCCCATCTGCCAACGCCTCTGCAACCGCTCGACCGTATTAGCGAACTTTATTCTTATCCATACGGTGGCCCGAAAATCTGGGTGAAAAGAGATGATCTGACGGAATCGGGAATGTCTGGCAATAAGCTGCGAAAGCTTGAGTTCGTGGTTGCAGAGGCCCTAGAGCAGGGCAGTGATACCTTGATCACCTGTGGTGGTATTCAATCCAATCATTGCCGCACCACTGCGCTTGTTGGGGCTCGCCTGGGTCTCAATGTGCATTTGCTGTTGCGAGGTGAGCCGGTCGCTGAGGCTGATGGGAACCTGTTGTTGGACCAGTTGGCAGGTGCAGAAGTTACTTTCTATTCGCCAGCAGAGTTTGCCAGGGACATCAAAGGCCTTTTTAATTCCTGTAAAGATGAATACCGCAAACGTGGCCTTAAAGCTTTTTGTATTCCAACCGGTGCCAGTGATGGCCTGGGTTTGTGGGGGTATCTCTCCGCTTCGCAGGAATTAATCTCTGACTGCCTAACAAGGGGGTTCGAGCCGGATCATATTGTATGTGCAACAGGGAGTGGGGGTACCCAGGCCGGCTTAACCCTGGGGTGTCATCTGCAGGGATTTAATGTACAAGTGACAGGTTATGCAGTTTGCGATGATGTCGCATATTTCCAGGCCAAAGTGAAAGAGGATATTCGTCACTGGAGTAGGCTGACGGGGAATCCTATAGATACGCAATCACTGCAAGTGCATGTCAACGCTGACTATATTGGGCCTGGATATGCCAAGGCTGGACCCCCGATCTACAAAATGATTGAGGAAGTCGCTCGCTTGGAGGGAATATTGCTGGAGCCTATATATACCGGTAAAGCTTTTTATGGACTGATACAGGAGCTACAAAAAGGCCGCTACAAAGGCTGCGATAACCTGGTATTTGTACACACGGGAGGGCAATTCGCGTTATTCCCCTATCGCCACAACTTCTCATTTCATAGGGTTTAG